In a genomic window of Bacteroidota bacterium:
- a CDS encoding DUF1684 domain-containing protein, translating into MQKNCFISLLLTLLLVTTTMAQPATSNYFDKIEQWHSKRIMNLKGENGWLTVSGLFWLKEGENSVGSSKNNQVVFPKGKAAEQVGFFTLKNGEVSFTTQPGTKVSLNETDFTSGVIYSDKIEEQSMVLQHQNLRWFIIKRGSKYGVRLRDLESEARKNFTHIERFNVDSSYKVMAVYEKPEGAKTIPIHDVIGLTTETEFGGTLLFELQGKKLKLDALLEGDDLFIVFADETSGISTYEGGRFLYAKVPTHGNLVELDFNKAYNPPCAFTDFATCPLPPDQNKLAVEIKAGEKKYRDH; encoded by the coding sequence ATGCAAAAAAACTGCTTCATCAGCTTACTCCTCACCTTGTTACTTGTAACTACTACTATGGCACAACCTGCTACTTCCAACTATTTTGATAAAATTGAACAATGGCATAGCAAGCGTATTATGAATTTAAAAGGTGAAAATGGTTGGCTTACCGTATCCGGATTGTTTTGGCTGAAGGAAGGAGAAAATTCTGTTGGAAGCTCAAAAAACAACCAGGTAGTTTTTCCAAAAGGAAAAGCAGCTGAGCAAGTTGGCTTCTTCACTCTTAAAAACGGAGAAGTAAGCTTTACTACTCAGCCCGGAACAAAAGTTAGTTTGAATGAAACAGATTTTACTTCAGGTGTGATTTACTCCGATAAAATTGAGGAACAATCGATGGTGTTGCAACATCAAAATTTGCGTTGGTTTATTATAAAAAGAGGTTCAAAATATGGAGTTCGTTTACGCGATTTAGAAAGTGAAGCACGTAAAAATTTTACACACATCGAGCGTTTTAACGTGGATAGCAGTTACAAAGTAATGGCGGTATATGAAAAACCCGAAGGTGCTAAAACCATACCCATTCATGATGTAATTGGATTAACAACCGAAACTGAATTTGGAGGTACATTACTTTTTGAGTTGCAGGGAAAAAAATTAAAATTGGATGCACTCCTTGAAGGTGATGATTTATTCATTGTTTTTGCTGATGAAACTTCAGGCATAAGTACTTATGAAGGTGGAAGATTCTTGTATGCTAAAGTTCCTACGCATGGAAATTTGGTAGAACTCGATTTTAACAAAGCCTATAATCCTCCTTGTGCTTTTACTGATTTTGCTACTTGCCCATTGCCTCCTGATCAAAATAAATTAGCGGTTGAAATTAAAGCCGGTGAAAAGAAGTATAGAGATCATTGA
- a CDS encoding ABC-F family ATP-binding cassette domain-containing protein codes for MNYLSIENLTKTYGEKTLFKNISFGIEQGQKLALIAKNGSGKSTLLRIICGKDIPDSGNIVSRNGISIAYLDQDPQFDEQSNVIENIFRADNPILKIIKEYEFCLEEVNLDPSTENLEKLQQISAQMDDAAAWDYDVKVKQILFELKVTNLHQAISETSGGQRKRVALSRVLIEAPDLLIMDEPTNHLDLAMVEWLENYLSRQDMALLMVTHDRYFLDNVCDEIIEMDNHQLYRYKGNYSYFLEKKAEREFNEGRETDKARNLMRTEIEWMRRMPKARGTKSKARIDAFYDLKDKAAGKAKQQALQLNVKMNRIGGKVIELKKLYKNFGDLKVVKGFDYTFKTGERIGIVGKNGVGKSTFLNMLMGLEQADSGKINVGETVVFGYYSQQGMILNEDKRVIEVVKEIADVIPMGDGSKITASQFLQLFQFPPDSQYTYVSKLSGGEKRRLYLLTVLMKNPNFLILDEPTNDLDLLTLNTLEDFLLNFKGCLLIVSHDRYFMDKLVDSLFVFEGDGIISGFTGNYAEYRDKQEEIERIEKENSKLKNKSVSIENTEVPSNIAASEKKNKLSFKEKYELEQLEKEIPVLEKEKEQLTEKMNTPSGNHLELQQAAERFAEVSNLLDEKSMRWLELSELVE; via the coding sequence ATGAATTATTTATCGATTGAAAATCTCACCAAAACCTACGGTGAAAAAACGCTTTTTAAGAATATTAGTTTTGGAATTGAACAAGGTCAAAAGCTTGCTTTGATTGCAAAAAACGGTTCAGGAAAAAGTACCCTACTTAGAATTATTTGTGGTAAAGATATTCCCGATAGTGGCAACATAGTGAGTCGAAACGGAATTTCAATTGCTTACCTCGATCAAGATCCACAGTTTGATGAGCAAAGCAATGTGATAGAAAATATTTTTCGTGCAGACAACCCCATACTGAAAATAATTAAGGAATATGAGTTTTGTTTGGAAGAAGTAAATCTTGATCCAAGTACCGAAAACTTAGAAAAGTTGCAACAAATTTCAGCTCAAATGGATGATGCTGCGGCTTGGGATTACGATGTAAAAGTGAAACAAATATTGTTTGAGTTGAAAGTTACCAACTTACACCAGGCCATCTCTGAAACCTCGGGTGGACAGCGCAAACGAGTTGCATTGAGCCGCGTACTTATTGAAGCTCCCGATTTATTGATCATGGATGAGCCAACCAATCATCTTGATTTAGCGATGGTTGAATGGCTTGAAAACTATTTATCACGGCAGGATATGGCTTTGCTAATGGTAACGCACGACCGGTATTTTTTAGACAATGTATGTGATGAAATTATCGAAATGGATAATCATCAATTGTATCGCTACAAAGGGAATTACTCTTATTTTTTAGAAAAGAAAGCCGAACGCGAATTTAACGAAGGGCGAGAAACCGATAAAGCACGCAACCTGATGCGCACCGAAATTGAATGGATGCGAAGAATGCCTAAAGCAAGAGGTACCAAGTCGAAAGCACGTATTGATGCATTTTATGATTTAAAAGACAAAGCTGCCGGAAAGGCGAAACAACAAGCTTTGCAGCTAAACGTAAAAATGAATCGTATTGGAGGCAAGGTAATCGAACTTAAAAAATTGTATAAAAATTTTGGTGATTTAAAGGTGGTAAAAGGTTTTGATTATACCTTTAAAACAGGCGAGCGTATTGGTATTGTTGGAAAAAACGGAGTTGGAAAATCTACTTTTCTAAATATGCTCATGGGTCTTGAGCAAGCCGACTCGGGCAAAATAAACGTTGGTGAAACAGTGGTTTTTGGCTATTATTCGCAACAAGGAATGATTCTGAACGAGGACAAACGGGTAATTGAAGTTGTAAAAGAAATTGCCGATGTTATTCCAATGGGCGATGGAAGTAAAATTACTGCATCGCAGTTTTTGCAACTTTTTCAGTTTCCTCCCGACTCGCAATACACCTATGTAAGTAAGCTTAGTGGAGGTGAAAAGCGCAGGCTTTATTTGTTAACGGTGTTGATGAAGAATCCCAATTTTTTGATTCTGGATGAACCAACTAATGACTTGGATTTACTGACTTTGAATACCCTGGAAGATTTTTTGTTAAACTTCAAAGGTTGTTTGCTTATTGTTTCGCACGACCGCTATTTTATGGACAAGTTGGTGGATAGCTTATTCGTATTTGAGGGTGATGGAATTATATCGGGTTTCACCGGAAATTATGCAGAGTATCGCGATAAGCAAGAAGAAATTGAAAGAATAGAAAAGGAAAATTCAAAACTTAAAAACAAATCAGTTTCAATAGAAAACACTGAAGTTCCGTCGAACATAGCAGCAAGTGAAAAAAAGAATAAGCTATCGTTTAAAGAAAAATATGAACTGGAACAACTCGAAAAGGAAATTCCTGTTTTAGAAAAAGAGAAAGAGCAACTCACCGAAAAAATGAATACACCTTCTGGCAATCATCTTGAACTGCAACAAGCTGCAGAACGATTTGCAGAAGTAAGCAATTTATTGGATGAAAAATCGATGCGTTGGTTAGAATTAAGTGAATTGGTTGAATAA
- a CDS encoding SGNH/GDSL hydrolase family protein yields MNWETLLSFGDSITFGARSYLSYPEICGSILEEKLQKSWHVINHSVSGYTTIDLVRSINPMMQNYKSANPSIITVMIGTNDIKLNISLNEFKIAYKQLIVKLKLLSINNNIVLLKIPLFKQKVSYPYNFAMNSQIDLFNTCIEKLAFENNLACFSFSFEDEDHFDGVHLNSIGCATAALQLGNLILKDKGVESTTTLP; encoded by the coding sequence ATGAATTGGGAAACCTTGTTGTCATTTGGAGATAGTATCACTTTCGGAGCGAGAAGCTATTTATCCTATCCTGAAATTTGCGGTTCCATCTTGGAAGAAAAATTACAAAAAAGCTGGCATGTTATCAATCATTCGGTAAGCGGTTATACAACTATAGACTTGGTGCGCTCAATAAACCCAATGATGCAAAATTACAAATCCGCAAATCCTAGCATTATTACGGTAATGATAGGAACAAACGATATAAAATTGAATATTTCATTAAACGAATTTAAAATTGCGTACAAGCAACTTATCGTAAAATTAAAACTGCTATCTATCAATAACAACATTGTACTTTTAAAAATTCCTTTATTTAAACAAAAGGTCTCCTATCCCTATAATTTTGCAATGAATAGCCAAATAGATTTATTCAATACTTGTATCGAAAAATTAGCCTTTGAAAATAATTTAGCTTGTTTTTCTTTTAGTTTTGAAGATGAAGATCACTTTGACGGTGTTCATTTAAACTCTATTGGATGCGCTACTGCGGCTTTGCAACTTGGTAATCTAATTTTAAAAGATAAAGGTGTTGAAAGTACTACAACTTTGCCATAA
- a CDS encoding glycosyltransferase → MLKVLQLCHKIPYPAQDGGAQVIHFTTQGLLNKGIELKIIAINPTRNFVPLHSLPIEYKQSTRFEAITVDTAIKPVRFLLNLLKKESYFIERFKSNEFENKLSTVLLAESFDIIQLEHLYLCIYLPILRKFSKAKIILRPQNVEYQIWEGYQNQVKNPVKKLLLKIATARLKKYEQNTVKCVDGILALTKNDAVVFSSFVSTVPIEIIAMGYEYSKLKEYNFENQFLNKPVVYHLGAMDWLPNVEAIDWFLDKVLPILQSKKAGVKIILAGRNMPNKYFTYQSDMLEINAEVYEPLKFQEDKPILIVPLLSGSGIRAKIIEGLALGKTIISTNIGAQGINFTNGKDLIIADTAEDFANQIIRYASSIEMCKSVSLEARKLSRSYYTSEVTSTNMIEFYTKLLKN, encoded by the coding sequence GTGTTGAAAGTACTACAACTTTGCCATAAAATACCCTATCCTGCTCAGGATGGTGGGGCTCAAGTTATACATTTTACAACCCAAGGATTACTAAATAAAGGAATTGAATTAAAAATAATCGCAATAAATCCAACACGTAATTTTGTTCCGCTCCACTCGCTGCCAATTGAATATAAACAATCAACCAGGTTCGAAGCAATAACAGTAGATACTGCCATAAAACCTGTTCGCTTTTTACTTAATCTTTTAAAAAAGGAGTCGTATTTTATTGAGCGCTTTAAATCGAATGAATTTGAAAATAAACTCTCCACTGTACTACTGGCAGAAAGCTTTGATATTATTCAGCTTGAGCATTTATATTTATGTATTTACTTACCAATTCTACGCAAGTTTTCGAAAGCTAAAATTATTTTGCGACCTCAAAATGTTGAATATCAAATTTGGGAAGGCTACCAAAATCAAGTAAAAAATCCTGTTAAGAAATTACTTCTCAAAATTGCCACCGCGCGTTTAAAAAAGTATGAGCAAAATACTGTAAAATGTGTAGATGGAATACTTGCGTTAACAAAAAATGATGCAGTTGTGTTTTCATCTTTTGTTTCAACAGTACCTATTGAAATTATTGCAATGGGCTATGAATACTCAAAATTAAAGGAGTATAATTTTGAAAATCAATTTTTGAATAAACCGGTAGTGTATCATTTAGGCGCTATGGACTGGTTGCCAAATGTGGAGGCAATTGACTGGTTTTTGGATAAGGTATTACCAATTTTGCAATCGAAAAAAGCTGGGGTTAAAATTATTTTAGCAGGAAGAAATATGCCGAATAAATATTTCACTTATCAATCAGATATGCTTGAAATTAATGCTGAGGTTTACGAACCATTAAAATTTCAAGAAGATAAGCCAATACTGATTGTCCCGCTATTATCCGGAAGTGGAATACGTGCCAAAATAATTGAAGGATTAGCCTTAGGAAAAACAATTATTTCAACGAACATTGGTGCGCAGGGAATCAATTTTACTAATGGTAAAGATTTAATAATTGCTGATACTGCCGAAGATTTTGCAAATCAAATTATACGCTATGCAAGCTCCATCGAAATGTGCAAATCGGTTTCACTAGAGGCGCGAAAACTTAGCCGTTCTTATTATACTAGCGAAGTTACCTCCACTAACATGATTGAATTTTATACTAAATTGCTTAAAAATTAA